CGAGGTTGAAGATTTAGAAATCGAAATTGAAGGCTTAGAGAAAAGAGCCAACAAATTCGATGCGGATATTAAAGAGCAGAACGGTGAAATTAACGCCAAAAAAGAATTGATTACACAAGCTCAGAATCTTATTTCTAAATACAAATCTCAACAAGATAATGTTAGAAATAACAAAGAGTACGAGTCTTTGGATAAAGAAATTGAATACCAAACTTTGGAAATTCAATTAGCTGAAAAAAGAATCAAAGAATACAGCGCAAAAATTGCTCACAAAAACGAAACACTTAGCGAGCTAAATAGCAAAATTGATGATCTACGCAACCACCTTACGCATAAAAAAAGTGAGTTGGATGAGTTGATCGCAGAAACACAAAAAGAAGAAGATTTTTTATTAGAAAAATCTAAAGAATTTTCTGAAAAAATTGATGCAAGATTACTATCCTCTTACCAAAGAATTCGTCTAGGATCTATCAACGGTTTAGCGGTTGTTGGTCTTGAAAGAGGCGCACCGAAAGGATCTTTCTTCACAATTCCACCTCAAAAACAAATGGAAATTGCACAAAGAAAGAAAATCATTATCGATGAAAACAGTGGAAAAATCCTTGTAGATGATGAGTTGGTAAATGAGG
This genomic stretch from Chryseobacterium sp. POL2 harbors:
- a CDS encoding zinc ribbon domain-containing protein, translating into MAKKANDISVEEKLRALYDLQIIDSRLDEIRNTRGELPIEVEDLEIEIEGLEKRANKFDADIKEQNGEINAKKELITQAQNLISKYKSQQDNVRNNKEYESLDKEIEYQTLEIQLAEKRIKEYSAKIAHKNETLSELNSKIDDLRNHLTHKKSELDELIAETQKEEDFLLEKSKEFSEKIDARLLSSYQRIRLGSINGLAVVGLERGAPKGSFFTIPPQKQMEIAQRKKIIIDENSGKILVDDELVNEENAKMAEIINFN